GTAATCAGTCAGAAAACATCCACATCTTTTTCCTGTAGAATTCCTGCATTTCGACGTGAATCGATCCCAGTTCGATCTCTCGATGAAAAGAAACTTTCTAGTGTGGGCTTAATCGCTCGAGTGCTATTTGAAGCAATGGTTTTTAACATGGCAAGTAAGTTGACTCACTCGTCCATTAATTTATTAACAAGGCCAACCGCCAACGCTACTGAGTTCGTTGATTCTTTGCATTCATCTTAAACTAATTTATCATTGTACTCATATTAGGTACATATATACAATATAAGATGAACCGATGTTTATTTTATCTGCGATTATGAATATGATATGAAGTCTGCAGTTTTGTCGCTCTTCTTCCCGAATTTAAAAACTTGATTTCAAATATGTGGGGTGTAGATGCATGTATCTCCATGGAGAAGTTTGTGTATAGatatttcattatttatttattctccAAAAACACATGGTAAAATTAATGAAGAAAACAAACTAGAAACAGACATCCAGGGACTCCGATACTAAGTAATGAGAGCGACTTGATGCCTGAACCAACGTGTTTCCATTTTAATAAGGGTTACAAGTTAAAAACATTTGGCATAGAACAAATATCAAAGATGAAACCTAGACTAAAACCAAATCACTCACTCAGCAGTTACAAGATAAAAGACAAATAAAGAAGTTATCTTCCGAGATAAATTTGGTCGGATACCAAGTCAATTCCAAGTCTCGCACTTTCCTCGGCTATTGAAAGGAACGAGTAAATGTCGAATGGCAAACCCATTAATGTTCCTTACTCCTACAAGGGATGCCTCTCAGGTCCCTTCTCCATGGCTAGCTATAGAGATCTGCAGCATGTAAAGGAAACTTTACGAAAAGGAATATGGAGACAAGCTGCATGACAAGATTAAgactacaacaaaaataaaagagCAAGTTCACAGCACCACCTACCTTCCCAAGCGGATGTCTAATACATTTACTACAGTTAAATCTACAGTGCAGAGATGAAGGCTGAATAAACCACAAAAAGCAATGTAGCAATTCCTTGTAACGAATTCTTACGGCTCCAACATGAGGCGTCATCAGCTTTTAATAAAAACTGGATATTATAAATAACTTTAAGGCGTCTGGGGGAAAAATGTTTGGGACCTCAGTATCCATCATATACTATCAtttaccaagaaaatattaaggTACAAGGATCTGCCAggatcctttttctttaaaggaTACCAAGAgctgaaaaaaattaaataatatgtcAAGGACAGAACAAAAGATACTTCAGTGTTCCGATAACAAAAGGACCAAATGCCAAAACAGTTTTTTTATAATAAGTAACGAAAGTCAATTCTGATTAGATCTGATAACCACCTATTCTCTCTCAGGTACCAGAAGAATATTCGACTTGTATGAAGATTAATTTGTAGTTGTAGTTACTCGTTAAACAAACATAGTAGGCAATGaagaaaacaatatagtgaaacAATGAAATATAGGTTTCAAACTCTATGTATAGATACAAAGTCGTAATAAAACTTCTGAAAGCTGACACAATTCAACAGTTTTGTTTAATGTCTCTGGGAAGGGTGTGGAGGTTATTCATTATCCTTCAAATGCATGAAGAAACTTCCATCAAGTATCCAGTAAATAATCAGTCCTATGTACTTCTTTTGGTTTTGCCGAAGAACAATACAAAGGTGCCCAAGGCAGCATTATTTAGCAAAAACTTTTAGATGGTATTTACACGAGAACTAATGGAATTTCGACAACCTCTGATTGCCTGCTATGTTATTATAGGATAACAGCTGAGTAATTAAACTTTTTCTTTACACAGAGTTTGTCCTCTCTGAGTTCAACATTTACTAAACGATTACTCTGTGACATACAGAGAGGATggatttttcttaaataaaagtaCAAAACTTGAGCTACTTAACACTAATGTACAAGTATGAAAAAGATAATAGTGATGCACAGAAATTCTGTACAATTGCGACAAAAGTACCAATGCCAGAGATATTGTAAAATGTTATCAACTAAAAAGCAAGAGTGGCAAGAGGTTCTTGAAACAGCACAGATAAATTATGCCAGCATCAAAAAGGGAAAAGGAAAAGCACAGAGATCTCTTGTTCAATTCTATGGAGAAGTAAAATTGTTAAAACTAAAAGCAAAACATGTCCATCCATCAATACCCAACATGTCCATCCATCAATACCCAAGAAGAAAATGCACCAACAAATTTCTCCAGACGGCAGTACATCACATCAGCCTCAAAATTCACACTGCACCTCTACAGTCTTGAAGCCACGCAGTTGGAAACATGACTTCTATATTTCAACATTTAGATTAGATATATGACCAAACAAAGTACGCAATTAATAGACAATGAAAGTCATGGATCTAAAGATTCTAAAAAggtcatttttcaaaatttctcagTCTTTTTATGATTGTCCACCATCAAGCCACATGTTTGTCCCATGTACCAGACTTATATTCCCTAATTTAAGAGCCGCGAGTAGCAAAATAATTCAGCAAGAAAAACCCAATTTAGGAACCAAAAGATAACATCCAACCCAATAACAAAATCAAACAATTTATCAACTAATTCCTTTCAATGTGAACCTCTCTATATACTGCATCAAATGGAGATATAGCATATTAAGTTGATATATTAACATGAATACATGATATTGTGATGCATACCATCAGCAGATCCAGATCTCTTGTCCCGCTTGATCTTCTCTAGCTGAACCTGAGTATCCATAAACAATTGCATCCTCTGAACTTCCAAATCTTTGGCAAACTGCATCCTCTGCTTATCCAACTCAACCATCTGCCTCTGCTTCATGCTCTCCACCTTCTCATAAATCTCACCAAACCTCTCAATCGCCTTCGCCAACCTTCCCATCCCATCCTCCCCATCATCTTCCACCTCCGCACCCCTTTCCTCGCTCCCATCCGCTTCAGCCCCTTCCGATTCTCCATCATCTTCACCCGCTGCAGCCGCAGCAGCAGCCATTACAGAATAATTCCTCTTAAAATACAACTCGTCCACAGGTGGCGACGGCGTCGGACGTTTCTGAGGCAAAATCACCGGAGTAACCATCGCTGAGGAAGGCGATTTTCGGTACGTCAATGGAACGGCCATCGGCGGTGATGGCAGGGATGTAGGCGGCGTATACTGAGACGCCCCAAACGGCACCATCGCCAAAGGCGTGGCTTTAACATTCTGATGCTTATGAGAATTAGATCCAACCAAATACTCGAGACGAGAGAAAAACGGCCACGACGATGTCAACGTACCATTAGATTCAGAGATCTTAGTCTTCTCGATCTTATACTTCTTCTTCAGTGTATCGATCCGGTTCTTGCACTGAACATCTGTGCGACGAGTCTTCTTCGTATGACCGTGACGAGCATTGACGGCATCAGCCACCTCTTGCCAATCCTTCTGACGGAGATTCCCACGGTTGAGTTCCAGGTAACGGCGGCCCCAAGCGTCAACCAGAGTCCAAGTAGCCTCCTCGGACCAGCAATCCTCCCGGAACGGCAGTTGCCTCGACGGCGGCGTCTGGAGGGTTGACGATTCCGTTAGATCGCCCATATATCTAGATCTGAAATCAATGGAAGAGAAAATTGAATAAAGGCAGATGGAGCAGAAATTGGAAAAGGAATCGGCGAGAGAACGGCGGATGGGGAAAGGCGTGGGGTAATAGGGTATGTGGGGGAAAGGATAAGGGTACCGCCGGGGGGAGCGCGTGAAATCGACGGGCACGCGATTTCCGAGTCATTGGTGACGTCGTGGTTTGGGCGTTTGGGTTACCGATTGCTTGTGTCATTATTATCGGGGGAGAAAACGGGCCCGTCCGAACCGACTATCGGTTCAGGCCAGGCGACtttcaaattctttttaaatGACGTCATATTAAAACAAATATAATAGATTTTGGTAAACAGCCCTTGAATATTaactataataaataaataatatgaaaGTGTTACGTTGTATTTGGGTTTGGACAGATGAATTTGAATTTTCAGGAATGCAAgaatttcaaatttgattttttaaatattcactATAATTATTATTGAAATTATAGATTTAAAATACACTTCAAATTTGTTCATTCGAACGAATCAAAACATTTGAAATTTATCGTTTCAAATTTATCGATCAAAACACAACTTTAAAAAATCTCACTCGAAAAAAATGGTTGAAATTTATCGTTTCAAATTTATCGATCAAAACACAACTTTAAAAAATCTCACTCGAAAAAAATGGGAGATTAAGGACATCTAACCACGTTTCAATCATTTGAAAAATCTTTAGTTAGATCAATATTAACCATTTTGATATCACACTttatatatcatatttttattctatCGGAGTTATCAACCCTAGTACGGTAATAAACTTGTGTTATAGGGAATAATATACATGCATGGGTGATGCTCACCTATAAATAGGGGGAGTATTTTATAAAGagttgggttattgttgatgcTGATCAATCATCAAACACACTTGAAATCACGAAGAAAAATGTTAGAGGGCCGGAGTTGATATCCTTTACACgctgaaatttgaaaattatatattgAAG
This Primulina eburnea isolate SZY01 unplaced genomic scaffold, ASM2296580v1 ctg291_ERROPOS436017, whole genome shotgun sequence DNA region includes the following protein-coding sequences:
- the LOC140820933 gene encoding trihelix transcription factor ENAP1-like, giving the protein MGDLTESSTLQTPPSRQLPFREDCWSEEATWTLVDAWGRRYLELNRGNLRQKDWQEVADAVNARHGHTKKTRRTDVQCKNRIDTLKKKYKIEKTKISESNGTLTSSWPFFSRLEYLVGSNSHKHQNVKATPLAMVPFGASQYTPPTSLPSPPMAVPLTYRKSPSSAMVTPVILPQKRPTPSPPVDELYFKRNYSVMAAAAAAAGEDDGESEGAEADGSEERGAEVEDDGEDGMGRLAKAIERFGEIYEKVESMKQRQMVELDKQRMQFAKDLEVQRMQLFMDTQVQLEKIKRDKRSGSADDLYS